A single window of Vogesella indigofera DNA harbors:
- a CDS encoding 3',5'-nucleoside bisphosphate phosphatase — MASIDLHFHSTASDGGLLPAEVIRRAAAREASLLALTDHDCTAGLAEARAAALAAGVDFLDGVEVSVTWNERHTVHILGLGIDPDNAALRAGLQSIRDGRVERARQMGESLAKIGIPGVFDGAMRLAANPEMIGRTHFARYLVQSGEVKDVKSVFRKYLTTGKPGYVAHEWATLEDAVGWIRGAGGMAVIAHPGRYDMGRTLIERLVTDFKAAGGEALEVVSGSHSLDDMLRFALVAQKHGLYASAGSDFHAPGEGGRDVGSTTDLPPICQPIWQALAPRIHRAAANVEE, encoded by the coding sequence ATGGCGAGCATCGACCTGCACTTTCATTCCACCGCCTCCGACGGCGGCCTGCTGCCGGCAGAGGTGATCCGGCGCGCCGCGGCACGCGAGGCCAGCCTGCTGGCGCTGACCGACCACGACTGCACCGCTGGCCTCGCCGAGGCACGCGCCGCGGCGCTGGCCGCCGGTGTCGATTTCCTCGACGGTGTCGAGGTGTCGGTGACGTGGAACGAGCGTCACACCGTGCACATCCTCGGCCTCGGCATCGACCCGGACAACGCGGCGCTGCGCGCCGGCCTGCAGTCTATCCGCGACGGCCGCGTCGAGCGCGCGCGGCAGATGGGTGAATCGCTGGCCAAGATCGGCATTCCCGGCGTCTTCGACGGCGCGATGCGGCTGGCGGCCAATCCGGAGATGATCGGCCGCACCCACTTTGCCCGCTACCTGGTGCAAAGCGGCGAGGTGAAGGATGTCAAGAGCGTGTTCCGCAAATACCTGACCACCGGCAAGCCCGGTTACGTGGCGCACGAGTGGGCGACGCTGGAAGACGCGGTCGGCTGGATCCGCGGCGCCGGCGGCATGGCGGTGATCGCCCATCCCGGCCGCTACGACATGGGCCGCACCCTGATCGAGCGGCTGGTGACCGATTTCAAGGCCGCCGGCGGCGAGGCGCTGGAAGTGGTCAGCGGCAGCCACAGCCTGGACGACATGCTGCGCTTCGCGCTGGTGGCGCAGAAGCACGGCCTGTACGCCAGTGCCGGCAGCGATTTCCACGCCCCCGGCGAGGGCGGCCGTGATGTCGGCAGC
- a CDS encoding oxidoreductase-like domain-containing protein, giving the protein MDDVFDPMPEAPEAPGDDMCCGSGCDPCVWDTYNAAVQLYRRQLADWQAREAARQAAKPGN; this is encoded by the coding sequence ATGGACGACGTGTTCGACCCGATGCCGGAGGCACCGGAAGCACCGGGCGACGACATGTGCTGCGGCAGCGGCTGCGATCCCTGCGTGTGGGACACCTACAATGCGGCGGTGCAGCTCTACCGCCGCCAACTGGCGGACTGGCAGGCGCGCGAAGCGGCACGCCAGGCGGCCAAGCCCGGTAACTGA
- a CDS encoding RNA-binding S4 domain-containing protein: MNEIFELRGEYIALCDLLKTTGIMETGGIAKQFIAEGNVLVDGQVELRKTNKIRAGQVVSGDGFEIKVIAA, from the coding sequence ATGAACGAAATCTTTGAATTGCGCGGTGAATACATCGCGTTGTGTGATTTGCTCAAGACCACCGGCATCATGGAGACCGGCGGCATCGCCAAGCAGTTCATTGCCGAGGGCAATGTGCTGGTCGACGGCCAGGTCGAGCTGCGCAAGACCAACAAGATCCGCGCCGGGCAGGTGGTATCCGGCGACGGCTTCGAGATCAAGGTGATCGCGGCGTGA
- a CDS encoding ATP-binding protein has protein sequence MPTYPVPLRLAIVGPECCGKSTLAAELCAALQAQGIAAAWVPEYAREYYAARAYHVSPADILAIARGQLAAEAAAAAAGAQVLLCDTTVLTCRIWAEVAFGAAEPALLALDRPQDYALTLLACPDIPWQADPLRSHPQQRDWLFGLYQQALVDAGVTPLLLAGTRQARLAAAWRALQQWLPQLPNF, from the coding sequence TTGCCGACTTATCCCGTGCCGTTGCGGCTTGCCATTGTCGGGCCGGAGTGCTGTGGCAAGAGCACGCTGGCCGCCGAGCTGTGCGCCGCCTTGCAGGCGCAGGGCATCGCCGCCGCGTGGGTGCCGGAGTACGCGCGCGAGTATTACGCCGCGCGCGCCTACCACGTCAGCCCCGCCGACATCCTGGCGATCGCTCGTGGCCAGCTGGCGGCCGAAGCTGCCGCGGCGGCTGCGGGTGCCCAAGTGCTGCTGTGCGACACCACGGTGCTGACCTGCCGCATCTGGGCCGAGGTGGCGTTCGGCGCCGCCGAGCCGGCGCTGCTGGCGCTGGACAGGCCGCAGGACTACGCGCTGACGCTGCTGGCCTGTCCCGACATCCCGTGGCAGGCGGACCCGTTGCGCAGCCATCCGCAGCAGCGCGACTGGCTGTTCGGCCTGTATCAACAGGCGCTGGTCGACGCCGGCGTCACGCCGCTGCTGCTGGCCGGGACGCGGCAGGCAAGGTTGGCCGCAGCGTGGCGCGCGCTGCAGCAGTGGCTGCCGCAGCTGCCCAATTTTTGA
- a CDS encoding asparaginase: protein MKRLLILYTGGTIGMDHTPEGLAPVPGFLPQQLARLARDGVSWEVREYAPLLDSSAITLSDWQRLVADIAANHDAFDGFVVIHGTDTMAYTASVLAFCLQGLAKPVVVTGSQLPLVHPRSDGWGNLADAIEAACQSELHEVAISFNRLLLRGVRARKLDAASFAGFDSPNAPPLAQFGIQPQWHRASWRQASGPFRPQLPASPDIRCGMLLPGAMAAAFGRWLAQDTPDAAILLSYGNGNTPADAELLAGVQAASARGCVVLNLTQCVRGAVAVGAYAASQPLAQAGAVAGGDMTPEAAQAKLLWLLSQSLSPAQVRAQLAEDCRGELTPAA from the coding sequence ATGAAGCGACTGCTCATTCTCTATACCGGCGGCACCATCGGCATGGACCACACCCCAGAGGGGCTGGCGCCGGTGCCCGGCTTCCTGCCGCAACAGCTGGCGCGGCTGGCGCGCGACGGGGTGAGCTGGGAGGTGCGCGAATACGCGCCGCTGCTGGACTCGTCGGCGATCACGCTGTCCGACTGGCAGCGGCTGGTGGCCGACATCGCGGCCAACCATGACGCCTTCGACGGATTCGTGGTGATCCACGGCACCGACACCATGGCCTATACCGCCAGCGTGCTGGCGTTCTGCCTGCAGGGGCTGGCCAAGCCGGTGGTGGTCACCGGCTCGCAGCTGCCGCTGGTGCACCCGCGCAGCGACGGCTGGGGCAATCTTGCCGACGCCATCGAGGCCGCCTGCCAGAGCGAGCTGCACGAGGTGGCGATCAGCTTCAACCGCCTGCTGCTGCGCGGCGTGCGCGCGCGCAAGCTGGATGCCGCCAGCTTTGCCGGCTTCGACAGCCCCAATGCACCGCCGCTGGCGCAATTCGGCATCCAGCCGCAGTGGCATCGCGCCAGCTGGCGCCAGGCCAGCGGCCCGTTCCGGCCGCAGCTGCCGGCCAGCCCCGACATCCGCTGCGGCATGCTGCTGCCCGGCGCGATGGCGGCGGCGTTTGGTCGCTGGCTGGCGCAGGACACGCCCGACGCGGCGATCCTGCTCAGCTACGGCAACGGCAACACGCCGGCCGATGCCGAATTGCTGGCCGGCGTGCAGGCCGCCAGCGCCAGGGGCTGCGTGGTGCTGAACCTGACGCAGTGCGTGCGCGGTGCGGTGGCGGTCGGTGCCTATGCCGCCAGCCAGCCGCTGGCGCAGGCCGGCGCGGTCGCCGGTGGCGACATGACGCCGGAGGCGGCGCAGGCCAAGCTGCTGTGGCTGCTGTCGCAGTCGCTGAGTCCGGCGCAGGTGCGTGCGCAACTGGCGGAAGACTGCCGCGGCGAGCTGACGCCGGCTGCCTAA
- a CDS encoding sodium-dependent transporter, translating to MARSQWGSRLGFILAATGSAIGLGAIWKFPYVAATNGGGAFLLIYFLICLSVGLALMLGEMALGRAAGNSAVGSFRDLRGGRWPLVGFVGVLVCFLIYSFYSVVGGWTIAYIGKSFGGEILTSDAKALGNIFNGFITDPAQPLLYHGLFAGLTLAVVIGGVQKGIENLSKFLMPALFVLMLVLIARALTLPGAVDGLLYFLTPDFSKVTGTMLVDAMGLAFFSLSLGMGIMITYGSYVDKEANLLSSSLWVIALTVLTCFLAGLMVLPAVFAFGFDPSTGPGLTFVTMPAVFAQMVGGQLFAVLFFFLLLVAALTSSVSLLEVVVSFVIDEFKVGRKAAALGVSLLVFLLGIPASLSLGIWSEYTVFGLGFFDLLDFLTSKLLMPVGEVLLAIFVGWKVWPVIEAELSGGARVPAWLRAMRGFCRYVAPALIAGILVHNL from the coding sequence ATGGCTAGATCTCAATGGGGCTCGCGCCTCGGTTTCATCCTGGCAGCAACCGGCTCGGCCATCGGCCTGGGCGCAATCTGGAAATTCCCCTACGTGGCCGCCACCAACGGCGGCGGGGCGTTCCTGCTGATTTACTTCCTGATCTGCCTCAGTGTCGGCCTGGCACTGATGCTGGGCGAAATGGCACTCGGCCGTGCCGCCGGCAACAGCGCGGTCGGCTCCTTCCGCGACCTGCGCGGCGGCCGCTGGCCGCTGGTCGGTTTCGTCGGCGTGCTGGTGTGCTTTTTGATCTACTCCTTCTACAGCGTGGTCGGTGGTTGGACCATCGCCTATATCGGCAAGTCCTTCGGCGGCGAGATCCTTACCTCCGACGCCAAGGCGCTGGGCAATATCTTCAACGGTTTCATCACCGATCCGGCGCAGCCGCTGCTGTATCACGGGCTGTTTGCCGGCCTGACGCTGGCGGTGGTGATCGGCGGCGTGCAGAAGGGCATCGAGAACCTGTCGAAATTCTTGATGCCGGCGCTGTTCGTGCTGATGCTGGTGCTGATCGCGCGCGCGCTGACCCTGCCGGGCGCGGTGGACGGGCTGCTGTACTTCCTGACCCCGGACTTCTCCAAGGTCACCGGCACCATGCTGGTCGATGCCATGGGGCTGGCGTTCTTCTCGCTGTCGCTGGGCATGGGCATCATGATTACCTACGGCTCCTATGTCGATAAGGAGGCCAACCTGCTCAGCTCCTCGCTGTGGGTGATCGCGCTGACGGTGCTGACCTGCTTCCTTGCCGGCCTGATGGTGCTGCCGGCGGTGTTCGCCTTCGGTTTCGATCCGTCTACCGGCCCGGGGCTGACCTTCGTTACCATGCCGGCGGTGTTCGCGCAGATGGTGGGCGGCCAGCTGTTTGCGGTGCTGTTCTTCTTCCTGCTGTTGGTGGCGGCGCTGACCTCGTCGGTGTCGCTGCTGGAGGTGGTGGTCAGCTTCGTGATCGACGAGTTCAAGGTTGGCCGCAAGGCGGCGGCGCTGGGCGTGTCGCTACTGGTGTTTCTGCTCGGCATCCCGGCGTCGCTGTCGCTGGGCATCTGGAGCGAGTACACCGTGTTCGGCCTCGGCTTCTTCGACCTGCTCGACTTCCTTACCTCCAAGCTGCTGATGCCGGTGGGCGAGGTGCTGCTGGCGATCTTCGTCGGCTGGAAGGTGTGGCCGGTGATCGAGGCCGAGCTGTCCGGCGGCGCACGGGTGCCGGCCTGGCTGCGGGCGATGCGCGGCTTCTGCCGCTACGTGGCGCCGGCGCTGATTGCCGGTATCCTGGTGCACAATCTGTAA
- a CDS encoding AsmA family protein, with protein MNWNSGRLWLKISVYTLLTLGILFVAILTLFFTRFDADSARRNLERSLADSGRTLSIGGTISPMLLPSPGLEISEVRVSEQDGKTAFAHVAQIEARLAWLPLLFGRLEITHVALHDAQLTVVRQTDGSLNFADLLRSRPSSKFMFNLDSLAINGTRLEYQDRVNGQLLKLEDASLLADELRANAQMAFGGRLQSGGRLVNLSLTAPFTRNDDQIDIPQFSATAISSSEELGEIRANASGKLQLNLATLLAQGETLKVAIDTTKPSSHSEILIPTVSASLSELSTPAASLSGNISYQRTQYRFSSRLAQLQLNQNGLFAASSNNDFSWSVGPHSLNMVVQAPLKLAQFSLLSMSPLTLSAHLKTPELPRGQLRATLQGALEGDLADSRLNLRVSGELDGAKLASTITQYGFVAPRHEATLSIGKLDLNRYLPEQKAEQAVALFQNDKPFRLDWMDFINVQGKLAIGELAVGNFRVNGINADVTGTPQQLQLDNLTADIYEGHLTGRATLFRERIPRLTLQQELTGMQIRPLMLDLFAFSRIEGSGNGWVQLEARGQSLQALRNTLNGKVAARLERGALTGIDLVAALRDLPGESERWNGPVSTAPDQKTTFSALSAQFELQDGVARNQDMKLASSLVNVRGSGKFDLTQSIIDYTLDVQANPSAFAKLGGISIPLKITGPLQQPVYSLDFNAMVKGKKTEGEKQQVLKQELGKQITSILPVKPSP; from the coding sequence ATGAACTGGAACTCCGGCCGGCTATGGCTCAAAATCTCCGTCTATACGCTGCTGACACTGGGCATCCTGTTCGTTGCCATCCTGACGCTGTTCTTTACCCGTTTTGACGCCGACAGCGCGCGCCGCAACCTGGAGCGTTCGCTGGCCGACAGTGGCCGCACGCTGAGCATAGGCGGCACCATTTCGCCGATGCTGTTGCCGTCGCCGGGGCTGGAAATCAGCGAGGTGCGCGTCAGCGAACAGGACGGCAAGACCGCGTTTGCCCACGTCGCGCAGATCGAGGCACGGCTGGCGTGGCTGCCGCTGCTGTTCGGCCGCCTGGAAATCACCCATGTCGCGCTGCACGACGCGCAGCTGACCGTGGTGCGGCAGACCGACGGCAGCCTCAACTTTGCCGACCTGCTGCGCAGCCGCCCGTCGAGCAAGTTCATGTTCAACCTCGATTCGCTGGCCATCAACGGCACCCGCCTGGAATACCAGGACCGCGTCAACGGCCAGCTGCTGAAACTGGAGGACGCCAGCCTGCTGGCCGACGAGCTGCGCGCCAATGCGCAGATGGCGTTCGGCGGCCGCCTGCAAAGCGGCGGCCGGCTGGTGAACCTATCGCTGACCGCACCGTTCACCCGCAACGACGACCAGATCGACATTCCGCAATTCAGCGCCACCGCCATCAGCAGCAGCGAAGAGCTGGGCGAGATCCGCGCCAACGCCAGCGGCAAGCTGCAGCTGAACCTGGCCACGCTGCTGGCACAGGGCGAAACGCTGAAGGTCGCCATCGACACCACCAAGCCGAGCAGCCACAGCGAGATCCTGATCCCCACCGTCAGCGCCAGCCTCAGCGAACTGAGCACGCCGGCGGCCAGCCTCAGCGGCAACATCAGCTACCAGCGCACGCAATACCGTTTCAGCAGCCGGCTGGCGCAGCTGCAGCTCAACCAAAACGGCCTGTTCGCCGCCAGCAGCAATAACGACTTCTCGTGGAGCGTCGGCCCACACTCGCTGAACATGGTGGTGCAGGCACCGTTGAAGCTGGCCCAGTTCAGCCTGCTCAGCATGAGCCCGCTGACGCTGTCGGCACACCTGAAGACGCCGGAACTGCCGCGCGGCCAACTGCGCGCCACGCTGCAGGGCGCGCTGGAAGGCGACCTCGCCGACAGCCGCCTCAACCTGCGCGTCAGCGGCGAGCTGGACGGCGCCAAGCTCGCCTCCACCATCACCCAGTACGGCTTTGTCGCGCCGCGCCACGAGGCGACGCTGTCGATCGGCAAGCTCGACCTCAACCGCTACCTGCCGGAACAGAAGGCGGAGCAGGCGGTGGCGCTGTTCCAGAACGACAAGCCGTTCCGTCTCGACTGGATGGACTTCATCAATGTGCAGGGCAAGCTTGCCATCGGCGAGCTGGCGGTCGGCAATTTCCGCGTCAACGGCATCAACGCCGACGTCACCGGCACCCCGCAGCAGCTGCAGCTGGACAACCTCACCGCCGACATCTACGAAGGCCACCTCACCGGCCGCGCCACGCTGTTCCGCGAGCGCATCCCGCGCCTGACGCTGCAGCAGGAGCTGACCGGGATGCAGATCCGGCCACTGATGCTGGACCTGTTCGCCTTCAGCCGCATCGAAGGCAGCGGCAACGGCTGGGTGCAGCTGGAGGCGAGGGGGCAATCGCTGCAGGCACTGCGCAACACTCTCAACGGCAAGGTCGCCGCGCGACTGGAACGCGGCGCGCTGACCGGCATCGACCTCGTCGCCGCGCTGCGCGACCTGCCCGGCGAGAGCGAACGCTGGAACGGCCCGGTCAGCACCGCGCCGGACCAAAAGACCACCTTCTCCGCGCTGTCGGCACAGTTCGAGCTGCAGGACGGCGTGGCGCGCAACCAGGACATGAAGCTGGCGTCGTCGCTGGTCAATGTCCGCGGCAGCGGCAAGTTCGACCTGACGCAGAGCATCATCGACTACACGCTGGACGTGCAGGCCAACCCCAGCGCCTTCGCCAAGCTGGGCGGCATCAGCATCCCGCTGAAGATCACCGGCCCGCTGCAGCAGCCAGTGTACTCGCTGGACTTCAACGCCATGGTCAAGGGCAAGAAAACCGAAGGCGAGAAGCAACAGGTGCTGAAGCAGGAACTGGGCAAGCAGATCACCAGCATCCTGCCGGTCAAGCCTTCGCCGTAG
- a CDS encoding cation:proton antiporter domain-containing protein has product MHSLSPIVLVLLVAVLAVTACRSLRVPPMLGYLVVGFMAGPGVMNLIPQGEETEFLGEIGIVFMMFSIGLEFSLAKLKAMRQLVFGIGLAQVLLTLFLIGAIVWWLTGSPLAGFAVGGALALSSTAIVSKLLSERLEMAQPHGQLAIGVLLFQDLAVVPLLILLPAFAANSDRLWMDLGLALVKVVVVMSLLLVFGQRLMRPWFHLVARQRSGELFTINVLLVTLGIAFLTQLAGLSLALGAFVAGMLISETEYRFQVEEDIKPFRDILLGFFFVTVGMKLDIGVLLDRAGDIGVMLLLLLPVKLAVVYLLARLFGQRAKDSLKGALALAQGGEFGFVLLALSGNLGLISSPVEQSALAAIVLSMLVAPFLIQHAERICSRLIKQDWALQAVDLHQVLVQSMAKDEHVIICGYGRSGQSLARLLEAEGISFFALDMDPERVREAGEAGDPVVFGDAAKREVLMAAGAMRAKTVVITFADTHASERIIHMVHDLRRDLPVIVRTIDDSDITRLREAGADEVVAEVMEGSLMLASHALMVMGVPMSRVLRRIRTVREQRYSLFTGFFRGASDELDGIDDSDQPRLLSVQLVAGAHAIGMPLGGVKLDSLGVGVRGIRRRNIRLAHVAADSELQEGDVLVLLGRPAALAQAEALLLQG; this is encoded by the coding sequence ATGCACTCCCTGTCTCCCATCGTGTTGGTATTGCTGGTCGCCGTGCTGGCGGTGACCGCGTGCCGCAGTCTGCGCGTACCACCCATGCTGGGTTACCTAGTGGTCGGTTTCATGGCCGGCCCCGGCGTGATGAACCTGATCCCGCAGGGCGAGGAGACCGAGTTCCTCGGGGAAATCGGCATCGTGTTCATGATGTTCTCCATCGGGCTGGAGTTCTCGCTGGCCAAGCTGAAGGCGATGCGGCAGCTGGTGTTCGGCATCGGCCTGGCACAGGTGCTGCTGACCCTGTTCCTGATCGGTGCCATCGTGTGGTGGCTGACCGGCAGCCCGCTGGCCGGCTTTGCCGTGGGCGGCGCGCTGGCGCTGTCGTCGACGGCCATCGTCAGCAAGCTGCTGTCGGAGCGGCTGGAAATGGCGCAGCCGCACGGCCAGCTGGCGATCGGTGTGCTGCTGTTCCAGGACCTGGCGGTAGTACCGCTGCTGATCCTGCTGCCGGCATTTGCGGCCAACTCTGACCGCTTGTGGATGGACCTCGGCCTCGCGCTGGTCAAGGTGGTGGTGGTGATGAGCCTGCTGCTGGTGTTCGGCCAGCGCCTGATGCGGCCGTGGTTCCACCTGGTGGCGCGGCAGCGCTCCGGCGAGCTGTTCACCATCAACGTGCTGCTGGTGACGCTGGGCATCGCCTTTCTCACCCAGCTGGCCGGCCTGTCGCTGGCGCTGGGCGCCTTCGTCGCCGGCATGCTGATCTCGGAAACGGAGTACCGCTTCCAGGTGGAGGAGGACATCAAGCCGTTCCGCGACATCCTGCTCGGCTTCTTCTTCGTCACCGTCGGCATGAAGCTGGACATCGGCGTGCTGCTCGACCGTGCCGGCGACATCGGCGTGATGCTGCTGCTGTTGCTGCCGGTGAAGCTGGCGGTGGTGTACCTGCTGGCGCGACTGTTCGGCCAGCGTGCCAAGGACAGCCTGAAGGGCGCGCTGGCGCTGGCGCAGGGCGGCGAATTCGGCTTCGTGCTGCTGGCGCTGTCCGGCAACCTGGGGCTGATCTCGTCGCCGGTGGAGCAGTCGGCGCTGGCGGCGATCGTGCTGTCGATGCTGGTGGCGCCGTTCCTGATCCAGCACGCAGAGCGCATCTGCAGCCGCCTGATCAAGCAGGACTGGGCGCTGCAGGCGGTGGACCTGCACCAGGTGCTGGTGCAGAGCATGGCCAAGGACGAACACGTGATCATCTGCGGCTACGGCCGCAGCGGCCAGTCGCTGGCGCGCCTGCTGGAGGCGGAAGGTATTTCCTTTTTCGCGCTGGACATGGACCCGGAGCGGGTGCGCGAGGCCGGCGAGGCGGGGGACCCGGTGGTGTTCGGTGACGCCGCCAAGCGCGAGGTGCTGATGGCGGCCGGCGCGATGCGTGCCAAGACGGTGGTGATCACCTTTGCCGATACCCATGCCTCGGAACGCATCATCCACATGGTGCACGACCTGCGCCGCGACCTGCCGGTGATCGTGCGCACCATCGACGACTCCGACATCACCCGCCTGCGCGAAGCCGGCGCCGACGAGGTGGTGGCCGAGGTGATGGAAGGCAGCCTGATGCTGGCCTCGCACGCACTGATGGTGATGGGAGTACCGATGAGCCGCGTGCTGCGCCGCATCCGTACCGTGCGCGAACAGCGCTACAGCCTGTTCACCGGCTTCTTCCGCGGCGCCAGCGACGAGTTGGACGGCATCGACGACAGCGATCAGCCGCGCCTGCTCAGTGTGCAGCTGGTGGCCGGTGCCCACGCCATCGGCATGCCGCTGGGCGGGGTGAAGCTGGACAGCCTCGGCGTCGGGGTGCGCGGCATCCGCCGCCGCAATATCCGTCTCGCCCACGTGGCGGCGGATTCGGAGTTGCAAGAAGGCGACGTGCTGGTGCTGCTCGGCCGGCCGGCGGCGCTGGCGCAGGCGGAGGCGCTGCTGCTGCAGGGCTAG
- a CDS encoding KpsF/GutQ family sugar-phosphate isomerase: MKNDQKQSCLALARDVLAIEAAAITRLASRLDDSFSAAVALILACEGRVVVSGMGKSGHIGNKIAATLASTGTPAFFMHPAEAAHGDLGMLTERDILLALSNSGESDELLALLPALKRKGVPIIALTGRPQSTLATEASIHLDAGVEKEACPLGLAPTASTTAALALGDALAVALLDARDFKPEDFALSHPGGSLGRKLLVHISDLMHGGEALPRVISGSSLKDALLEMTRKGLGMTAVCAADGQLLGIFTDGDLRRTLDKSLDLAGLRIDDVMARQPRTIESHRLATEAANEMEHHKINGLLVTDRAGNLVGALNMHDLLKAGVV, translated from the coding sequence ATGAAAAATGACCAAAAACAATCCTGCCTCGCGCTGGCGCGCGACGTCCTCGCCATCGAGGCCGCCGCCATTACCCGGCTGGCGTCGCGGCTGGACGACAGCTTCAGCGCGGCGGTCGCCCTGATCCTGGCCTGCGAAGGCCGCGTGGTGGTCAGCGGCATGGGTAAGTCCGGCCACATCGGCAACAAGATCGCCGCCACACTGGCCAGCACCGGCACGCCGGCGTTTTTCATGCACCCGGCGGAAGCCGCCCACGGCGACCTCGGCATGCTGACCGAACGCGACATCCTGCTGGCGCTGTCCAACTCCGGCGAGAGCGACGAGCTGCTGGCGCTGTTGCCGGCGCTGAAGCGCAAGGGCGTGCCGATCATCGCGCTGACCGGGCGCCCGCAGTCGACCCTGGCGACCGAGGCCAGCATCCACCTCGACGCCGGCGTAGAGAAGGAAGCCTGCCCGCTGGGGCTGGCACCGACCGCCAGCACCACCGCGGCACTGGCACTGGGCGACGCACTGGCGGTGGCGCTGCTCGACGCGCGCGACTTCAAGCCGGAAGACTTTGCGCTGTCGCATCCGGGCGGCAGCCTCGGCCGCAAGCTGCTGGTCCACATCAGCGACCTGATGCACGGCGGCGAGGCGCTGCCGCGGGTCATCAGCGGCAGCAGCCTGAAGGACGCGTTGCTGGAGATGACGCGCAAGGGTCTCGGCATGACCGCGGTCTGCGCCGCCGACGGCCAGCTGCTCGGCATCTTCACCGACGGCGACCTGCGCCGCACGCTGGACAAAAGCCTGGATCTGGCCGGGCTGCGCATCGATGACGTGATGGCACGCCAGCCGCGTACCATCGAGTCACACCGTCTGGCCACCGAAGCGGCCAACGAAATGGAACACCACAAGATCAACGGCCTGCTGGTCACCGACCGCGCCGGCAATCTGGTGGGCGCCCTGAACATGCACGACCTGCTCAAGGCAGGCGTGGTCTGA
- the kdsC gene encoding 3-deoxy-manno-octulosonate-8-phosphatase KdsC, producing MQTITELAKRTRLLIMDVDGVLTDGRIFITASGEELKAFNTLDGHGLRMLQSTGVQLAIITGRDAPGVAHRARGLGIDHYYAGVHDKRTAFAELLHKTSLAAEDCAYIGDDVIDLPVMSRVGLAVAVPDAPSFVRQHAHFVTGCSGGQGAVRELCELILQAQGNYDRLMAGYLA from the coding sequence ATGCAAACCATCACCGAACTGGCCAAACGCACGCGACTGCTGATCATGGATGTGGACGGCGTGCTGACCGACGGCCGCATCTTCATCACCGCCAGCGGCGAAGAGCTGAAAGCATTCAACACCCTGGACGGCCACGGCCTGCGCATGCTGCAGTCCACCGGCGTGCAGCTGGCGATCATCACCGGCCGCGACGCCCCCGGCGTCGCCCACCGTGCCCGCGGCCTCGGCATCGACCACTACTACGCCGGCGTGCACGACAAGCGCACCGCGTTTGCCGAACTGCTGCACAAAACCAGCCTTGCCGCGGAAGACTGCGCCTACATCGGCGACGACGTCATCGACCTGCCGGTGATGAGCCGCGTCGGTCTGGCGGTGGCGGTACCGGACGCACCCAGCTTCGTGCGCCAGCACGCCCACTTCGTCACCGGCTGCAGCGGCGGCCAGGGCGCGGTGCGCGAACTGTGCGAGCTGATCCTGCAGGCGCAAGGCAACTACGACCGCCTGATGGCCGGCTACCTGGCATGA
- the lptC gene encoding LPS export ABC transporter periplasmic protein LptC, which translates to MNRAARLFPLGLMLGMALLAFWLNVLTMQRGDAPGKIDLSRPEYTINRLTAKRFDAQGRPQQYLQAAQMWQLPRNPNVYLSKPRIEVFQQGIPDYTVTAAAGRYHKQQKTADFSDNVRWERKATAAAPAILLQTSVLHVDTVARSASNRAPLVADYGTSQLKSTGFIYQQDSGQLNLLSNVRITYAP; encoded by the coding sequence ATGAACCGCGCCGCCCGCCTGTTTCCGCTGGGCCTGATGCTGGGCATGGCCCTGCTCGCCTTCTGGCTCAATGTGCTGACCATGCAGCGCGGCGATGCGCCGGGCAAGATCGACCTGAGCCGCCCGGAATACACCATCAACCGGCTGACGGCGAAGCGCTTCGACGCCCAGGGCCGGCCGCAGCAGTACCTGCAGGCAGCCCAGATGTGGCAACTGCCGCGCAATCCGAATGTCTATCTCAGCAAGCCGCGCATCGAAGTCTTCCAGCAGGGCATCCCCGACTACACGGTGACGGCCGCGGCCGGGCGCTACCACAAGCAGCAGAAAACGGCGGACTTCAGTGATAATGTGCGCTGGGAACGCAAGGCCACCGCCGCCGCCCCGGCCATCCTGCTGCAAACCTCGGTACTGCATGTCGACACCGTCGCGCGCAGTGCCAGCAACCGCGCACCGCTGGTGGCCGACTACGGCACCTCGCAACTGAAATCGACCGGCTTCATTTACCAGCAGGACAGCGGCCAGCTGAACCTGCTGTCCAACGTAAGGATTACCTATGCGCCATAG